A genome region from Anolis carolinensis isolate JA03-04 chromosome 6, rAnoCar3.1.pri, whole genome shotgun sequence includes the following:
- the ube2s gene encoding ubiquitin-conjugating enzyme E2 S, whose product MNSNVENLPPHVIRLVYKEVSTLTSDPPEGIKVFPNEEDITDVQVTIEGPEGTPYSGGLFRMKLILGKDFPASPPKGYFLTKIFHPNVGANGEICVNVLKKDWKAELGIRHVLLTIKCLLIHPNPESALNEEAGRLLLENYEEYASRARLLTEIHAQPSSGLRTKDPAEPCSSSAGASGEGPMAKKHAGDRDKKLASKKKTDKKRALRRL is encoded by the exons AATTCCAATGTAGAAAACTTGCCTCCCCATGTGATCCGGCTGGTTTACAAAGAAGTTTCCACTCTCACCTCAGACCCACCTGAGGGCATCAAGGTCTTCCCCAATGAGGAGGACATCACAGATGTCCAAGTCACCATTGAAGGACCAG AGGGTACCCCATACTCCGGTGGCCTCTTTCGTATGAAGTTGATTCTCGGCAAAGACTTCCCAGCTAGTCCCCCAAAAGGCTATTTTCTGACCAAAATCTTCCACCCCAATGTTGGCGCCAATGGCGAGATCTGCGTCAATGTCCTCAAGAAGGATTGGAAAGCAGAACTGGGCATCCGGCATGTCCTGCTG ACCATCAAGTGTTTGCTCATCCACCCCAATCCGGAATCGGCACTGAACGAGGAAGCAGGCCGCCTCCTGCTGGAGAACTATGAGGAATATGCTTCCCGGGCTCGCCTCCTGACAGAGATCCATGCCCAGCCTTCGTCTGGACTGCGCACCAAGGACCCCGCTGAGCCTTGCTCCTCCTCGGCTGGTGCCTCTGGGGAGGGCCCCATGGCCAAGAAACATGCAGGCGACAGGGACAAGAAACTGGCTTCCAAGAAGAAGACTGACAAGAAACGAGCCCTCCGGCGGCTTTAG